GCTCGCATGCGGACTGCCAGGCTGCGCCATGTTGGCGCCAGCCCGGAAGATGTTGATTACCGCGCACGCCGTGGCCTCGACAAAGCGCTGTTCCAAAGCCTGCTCACAGGCAGATGGATCACCGACAAGCGTAATCTGATCATCACTGGCCCCTGTGGCGTCGGCAAGACCTGGCTTGGCTGCGCACTGGCCCAGGCAGCCTGTCGTGACGGCGTGACTGTGGTCTACAAACGGATGCCGCGCCTCTTCGAGGAATTGGAGCTGTCCCATGGTGACGGACGCTTCCCCCGCTTGTTCCGCAGCATCACGAAGGCGCAATTGCTGATCTTGGACGACTGGGGCCCAGACAGGCTGACATCACCGCAACGCCGCGATCTCATGGAGATCGTCGAAGAGCGTTACGGGCGCGGCTCAACGATGATCACCAGCCAATTACCCATCAAAGCCTGGCATGACGTCATCGGCGAACCCACATTCGCCGATGCCATCCTCGATCGCATCGTTCACAACGCCTACCGTCTCGAACTCGAGGGCCAATCCATGCGCAAGACCATCACCAAAATGGGTGACGAAACCCCTCAGGACTGATAACCAAAACACGCTGCCTCACGGCAACGCGTCACAGGTGGGCGAATACCCCGGAACAGGTGGGCGCATGTTGTCGGAATGGGTGGGCGGATGCGCCGGAATACGCATGCTGCACCTTAATGCAGTAAAATCGCCTCAAAGCGGAGCTGCGCACCTTACGGTGTTTCAAACCATGGCGACGCAGCCTCCAGCTTCGCCAGCGCGATACATTAAGAAAGGCGATCCACAATCCTAGACCGCCCCCTGCCCGCTTCCTCGAGGATGCGGGCAGCCCTGAGGGCGGCAGGCATCGCTGCCAGGCAATCAATGTTTCTACGAAACTGCGCCTATCCGCCTGCATTTTCAAGTTTCAGGGAGCGCCACGCAGTTTGAGGAACCCGGGAAAGTTTACCGTCAACGGACATTCTGAGCAGATTGAGCAGTCTCAGCCGAAATTAACCGCTTCAGCAACAGCCCTGAAAATGGTGGCCAATGGAAACTTCGTTTGCCCGCCAAGAATAGCAAATTACCTCACGACAGGGAGATCCGAGATCCGTGTTGTATAACGTGGGCTACGATGATCGGCCCGCAATTGCCAGGACCGGGACATACCCTCACTGGCAAGGATGAGGGTTTTTTTGCCAAAGCGCTTGTTGACTTGATCCAGCGCTGTCATCAACCTTGGCGAGCCACGCGGCACATCAAAAAGTGTTCTCGGCCGCTGCTCAAATGGCAAAAGGTCATCCAGTAAGACCCCGGCCTTGGTAAAGGCATAAAGCTTTTCCCCGGTATTCGGCCAGGCGGCCAATGCACACCGCTTGGCGGCCGCAACAAGATCAAAAGTGTCTGACGTCATCGGGATAAGACGCGTCGTTCGTGATCCCGTATATTGAGGTTTGTCTGCGCGGTGACGGTTCGTATGAAAAAATACTGTCAGCGTGCCGGCGACAAGGTTGTGATGCCGTAACTTTTCCGCAGCACGCGTAGCATGCGCTGTTAGTGCTTCAAACACCGTCTCGAAATCCAACATCGGGGTGCCCGCGGAGCGCGTGACGGCCATGCCCTTCCTTTGAGGCTCAACATCATCAAATGCAATACACGGCTCGCCCTGCAACTCAAGCACTGTGCGTTCCAACATTACGGTGCCCATAGCCCGCGCCTGGCGCAGGGGCATAGCGCGCAGATCGGCAGCCGAATTTATCCCTATTCTGCGCAGCTTTCCCTCAGTCTTGCGCCCTATGCCCCAAATATCTCCGACCGGCACAAGTGGCAAAAGCCAATCCGCTAATGTTGGATCCGTCATGTCCAAGACACCGCTGAAAATAGGGTTCTTCTTGGCAATATCATTGGCGCATTTGGCGAGCGTCTTTGTGGCGGCGATGCCAACGCGAACTGGCATACCCACTCGGCGCAGCACATCATGTCGCATGGATTTCGCATGAGCAACACGGTCTTTGAGCCCCCCAAAGTCGAGAAAGCACTCATCAATCGAATATACTTCGACATTTGGCGTATAATCTTCATACACCGCAACAACCCGTCGGCTGATGTCGCCATAAAGCGTATAGTTAGAAGAGAAAACCCGGACCCCATGGGCCTCGACCTTGTCGCGGATCAGATGCAGGGGGGCTCCCATCTTGATACCAAGCGCCTTGGCCTCATCGCTGCGCGCAACAGCACAGCCATCATTGTTTGACAGCACAATAACCGGCACGCCCCTCAGGGTCGGATCAAAGATCCGTTCTGCGCTGACGTAGAAATTCGCGCTGTCGCTTATCGCAATTGGCCGCGTCACGCCAAATCATATCGCCGCACAACTCCGGCAATCACTCCCCAGATCTCGCTATCCTCTGTCAACTCGATATCGGGGAAGCTTTCCTGGCTGTTGGCAGGTGCCAGATAGAACCTGCCATCTCTTTTGCGCAGTATCTTGGCAGTTACAGCGCCATCGACAATTGCCAGAACGGCGCGCCCCAATCGCCGCTTGCCTGCACGGTCAACCGCGATGATGTCCCCGTCACGTATCCCGATATCCCAAAGACAATCACCCTCTACGCGCCACCAAAATGTTGATGCAGGGTGGCGCACTACCCATGCAATGGGATCGATTTCATCCTCAAGGTCATCTCCAGCTGGCGATGGAAAACCCGCGCTGGCGCGCACCAGCAAAAGCGGTACTGATTTGCCCTCTGCTGGGACAGGGGCTTCTATCGGATAGACTGGCATCCGCGAATCCTTCTTCGTTCCCCAAATGTTCTATCGCAACTGATACGTGGTGATGTCGCGCGCAGTCAAGCGACTATGCAATGCCATATCCTGAGCAAAGCAAAGCTCATCTCGCCAATCCCCGAGAACCGCGCTGCAGTTGAACGTATCGCCGATATCCCGGGGGGGGGGTGACGCCGGGAGTGCCGCTGCGTGAGAATAGGTCCAAGCGCCGACCCTCACGTAGGGGGGGCGCTGCGCCTGGTGGGCTTGCGGTTGGCACGCGCACAATGCTGAGTGATGGAGCTTTCAGTTTCGCGTGGCCCGCTCGCAAAGATCGCCATCCTGGCGCGCATGCACCACGCCGCTCAGTATGGCAATGGCCGTCATTCCCCGTCACTACGCTC
The Roseinatronobacter monicus DNA segment above includes these coding regions:
- the istB gene encoding IS21-like element helper ATPase IstB; the protein is MLDHPTLHHLKALRLDGMAEAFAELQMQDATADLGHAEWLGLLVDREVASRETKRFEARMRTARLRHVGASPEDVDYRARRGLDKALFQSLLTGRWITDKRNLIITGPCGVGKTWLGCALAQAACRDGVTVVYKRMPRLFEELELSHGDGRFPRLFRSITKAQLLILDDWGPDRLTSPQRRDLMEIVEERYGRGSTMITSQLPIKAWHDVIGEPTFADAILDRIVHNAYRLELEGQSMRKTITKMGDETPQD
- a CDS encoding LexA family protein, whose amino-acid sequence is MPVYPIEAPVPAEGKSVPLLLVRASAGFPSPAGDDLEDEIDPIAWVVRHPASTFWWRVEGDCLWDIGIRDGDIIAVDRAGKRRLGRAVLAIVDGAVTAKILRKRDGRFYLAPANSQESFPDIELTEDSEIWGVIAGVVRRYDLA
- a CDS encoding Y-family DNA polymerase, which encodes MTRPIAISDSANFYVSAERIFDPTLRGVPVIVLSNNDGCAVARSDEAKALGIKMGAPLHLIRDKVEAHGVRVFSSNYTLYGDISRRVVAVYEDYTPNVEVYSIDECFLDFGGLKDRVAHAKSMRHDVLRRVGMPVRVGIAATKTLAKCANDIAKKNPIFSGVLDMTDPTLADWLLPLVPVGDIWGIGRKTEGKLRRIGINSAADLRAMPLRQARAMGTVMLERTVLELQGEPCIAFDDVEPQRKGMAVTRSAGTPMLDFETVFEALTAHATRAAEKLRHHNLVAGTLTVFFHTNRHRADKPQYTGSRTTRLIPMTSDTFDLVAAAKRCALAAWPNTGEKLYAFTKAGVLLDDLLPFEQRPRTLFDVPRGSPRLMTALDQVNKRFGKKTLILASEGMSRSWQLRADHRSPRYTTRISDLPVVR